One Streptomyces lincolnensis genomic region harbors:
- a CDS encoding multifunctional oxoglutarate decarboxylase/oxoglutarate dehydrogenase thiamine pyrophosphate-binding subunit/dihydrolipoyllysine-residue succinyltransferase subunit yields MSPQSPSNSSISTDDQAGKNNPAAAFGPNEWLVDEIYQQYLQDPNSVDRAWWDFFADYKPGAAAAPAPAGTAAAGAAGTTAQPKPAAAPPAQAPTQAAAPAQAPAQAAPAPAAKPAAAAPAQAAAPAPAKPAAAKPAAKAAAADGPELVTLRGPAAAVAKNMNASLEVPTATSVRAVPVKLLFDNRIVINNHLKRARGGKISFTHLIGYAMVQAIKAMPSMNYSFAEKDGKPTLVKPEHINFGLAIDLVKPNGDRQLVVAGIKKAETLNFFEFWQAYEDIVRRARDGKLGMDDFTGVTVSLTNPGGLGTVHSVPRLMPGQSVIMGVGSMDYPAEFQGTSQDTLNKLGISKVMTLTSTYDHRVIQGAASGEFLRIVANLLLGEGGFYDDIFEALRIPYEPVRWLKDIDASHDDDVTKAARVFELIHSYRVRGHVMADTDPLEYRQRKHPDLDITEHGLTLWDLEREFAVGGFAGKSLMKLRDILGVLRDSYCRTTGVEFMHIQDPKQRKWIQDRIERAHTKPEREEQLRILRRLNAAEAFETFLQTKYVGQKRFSLEGGESVIPLLDAVIDSAAESRLDEVVIGMAHRGRLNVLANIVGKSYAQIFREFEGNLDPKSMHGSGDVKYHMGAEGVFTGLDGEQIKVSLAANPSHLEAVDPVLEGVVRAKQDVINKGGTDFTVLPVALHGDAAFAGQGVVAETLNMSQLRGYRTGGTVHVVINNQVGFTAAPESSRSSMYSTDVARMIEAPIFHVNGDDPEAVVRVARLAFEFRQAFNKDVVIDLICYRRRGHNESDNPAFTQPLMYDLIDKKRSVRKLYTESLIGRGDITLEEAEQALQDYQGQLEKVFTEVREATSQPASAEPSDPQAEFPVAVNTAVTAEVVKRIAESQVNVPDHITVHPRLLPQLQRRASMVEDGTIDWGMGETLAVGSLLLEGVPVRLSGQDSQRGTFGQRHAVIIDRETGEEFTPLMYLSEEQARYNVYNSLLSEYAVMGFEYGYSLARPDALVMWEAQFGDFVNGAQTVVDEFISSAEQKWSQTSGVVLLLPHGYEGQGPDHSSARPERFLQLCAQNNMTVATPTSPSNYFHLLRWQVHNPHHKPLIVFTPKSMLRLKAAASSADEFTTGQFRPVIGDASVDPAAVKKVVFTAGKVYYDLDAERKKRGVTDTAIIRLERLYPLPGAEVQAEIAKYPNAEKYLWAQEEPANQGAWPFIALNLIDHLDLAVGAEVPHGERLRRISRPHSSSPAVGSAKRHQAEQEQLVREVFEA; encoded by the coding sequence GTGTCGCCACAGTCCCCCAGTAACTCGAGCATCTCGACCGACGACCAAGCCGGGAAGAACAACCCCGCTGCCGCGTTCGGTCCCAACGAGTGGCTCGTCGATGAGATCTATCAGCAGTACCTCCAGGACCCGAATTCGGTAGACCGAGCCTGGTGGGACTTCTTCGCCGACTACAAGCCGGGCGCGGCCGCCGCCCCGGCTCCGGCGGGTACCGCGGCCGCGGGGGCCGCGGGCACCACCGCTCAGCCCAAGCCTGCCGCCGCCCCGCCGGCCCAGGCGCCCACGCAGGCCGCAGCGCCCGCGCAGGCTCCGGCTCAGGCCGCTCCGGCGCCCGCCGCGAAGCCCGCGGCCGCCGCTCCGGCGCAGGCCGCCGCCCCGGCTCCCGCGAAGCCCGCCGCCGCCAAGCCGGCGGCGAAGGCCGCGGCCGCCGACGGTCCCGAGCTGGTGACGCTGCGCGGCCCCGCCGCCGCGGTCGCGAAGAACATGAACGCCTCGCTGGAGGTGCCCACGGCCACGTCCGTGCGCGCGGTCCCGGTGAAGCTGCTCTTCGACAACCGCATCGTCATCAACAACCACCTCAAGCGCGCCCGGGGCGGGAAGATCTCCTTCACGCACCTGATCGGGTACGCGATGGTGCAGGCCATCAAGGCCATGCCGTCGATGAACTACTCCTTCGCGGAGAAGGACGGCAAGCCGACCCTGGTCAAGCCGGAGCACATCAACTTCGGCCTCGCCATCGACCTGGTGAAGCCCAACGGCGACCGTCAGCTGGTCGTCGCGGGCATCAAGAAGGCCGAGACGCTGAACTTCTTCGAGTTCTGGCAGGCCTACGAGGACATCGTCCGCCGCGCCCGCGACGGCAAGCTGGGCATGGACGACTTCACCGGTGTGACGGTCTCCCTGACCAACCCCGGCGGCCTCGGCACCGTCCACTCGGTGCCGCGTCTGATGCCCGGCCAGTCGGTCATCATGGGCGTCGGCTCGATGGACTACCCGGCGGAGTTCCAGGGCACCAGCCAGGACACGCTCAACAAGCTCGGCATCTCGAAGGTCATGACGCTCACGTCGACCTACGACCACCGGGTCATCCAGGGTGCCGCCTCCGGCGAGTTCCTGCGGATCGTCGCGAACCTCCTCCTCGGCGAGGGCGGCTTCTACGACGACATCTTCGAGGCCCTGCGCATCCCCTACGAGCCGGTCCGCTGGCTCAAGGACATCGACGCCTCGCACGACGACGACGTCACCAAGGCCGCGCGCGTCTTCGAGCTGATCCACTCCTACCGGGTCCGCGGCCACGTCATGGCCGACACCGACCCGCTGGAGTACCGCCAGCGCAAGCACCCCGACCTCGACATCACCGAGCACGGTCTGACGCTGTGGGACCTGGAGCGCGAGTTCGCCGTCGGCGGCTTCGCCGGCAAGTCCCTGATGAAGCTGCGCGACATCCTCGGCGTGCTGCGCGACTCGTACTGCCGCACCACCGGCGTCGAGTTCATGCACATCCAGGACCCCAAGCAGCGCAAGTGGATCCAGGACCGCATCGAGCGCGCGCACACCAAGCCGGAGCGCGAGGAGCAGCTGCGCATCCTGCGCCGCCTGAACGCGGCGGAGGCCTTCGAGACCTTCCTCCAGACGAAGTACGTAGGCCAGAAGCGCTTCTCGCTCGAAGGCGGCGAGTCGGTCATCCCGCTGCTGGACGCGGTCATCGACAGCGCGGCGGAGTCCCGCCTCGACGAGGTCGTCATCGGCATGGCCCACCGCGGCCGGCTGAACGTCCTGGCGAACATCGTCGGCAAGTCGTACGCCCAGATCTTCCGCGAGTTCGAGGGCAACCTCGACCCGAAGTCGATGCACGGCTCCGGCGACGTGAAGTACCACATGGGCGCCGAGGGCGTGTTCACCGGTCTGGACGGCGAGCAGATCAAGGTCTCGCTGGCCGCCAACCCCTCCCACCTGGAGGCGGTCGACCCGGTCCTGGAGGGTGTCGTCCGCGCCAAGCAGGACGTCATCAACAAGGGCGGCACGGACTTCACGGTCCTGCCGGTGGCGCTGCACGGCGACGCGGCCTTCGCGGGCCAGGGCGTGGTCGCGGAGACGCTGAACATGTCGCAGCTGCGCGGCTACCGCACCGGCGGCACGGTCCACGTGGTCATCAACAACCAGGTCGGCTTCACGGCGGCGCCCGAGTCCTCGCGCTCCTCCATGTACTCGACCGACGTGGCCCGCATGATCGAGGCCCCGATCTTCCACGTGAACGGCGACGACCCCGAGGCGGTCGTCCGCGTTGCCCGGCTGGCCTTCGAGTTCCGCCAGGCGTTCAACAAGGACGTGGTGATCGACCTCATCTGCTACCGCCGCCGCGGTCACAACGAGTCGGACAACCCGGCCTTCACCCAGCCGCTGATGTACGACCTGATCGACAAGAAGCGCTCGGTGCGCAAGCTCTACACCGAGTCCCTCATCGGTCGCGGCGACATCACCCTGGAAGAGGCCGAGCAGGCTCTCCAGGACTACCAGGGCCAGCTGGAGAAGGTCTTCACGGAGGTCCGCGAGGCCACCTCCCAGCCGGCGTCGGCCGAGCCGTCCGACCCGCAGGCCGAGTTCCCGGTCGCCGTGAACACCGCGGTCACCGCGGAGGTCGTCAAGCGGATCGCCGAGTCCCAGGTCAACGTCCCCGACCACATCACCGTCCACCCGCGTCTGCTGCCGCAGCTCCAGCGCCGGGCGTCGATGGTCGAGGACGGCACGATCGACTGGGGCATGGGCGAGACCCTCGCGGTCGGCTCCCTCCTGCTGGAGGGCGTCCCGGTCCGGCTGTCCGGCCAGGACTCCCAGCGCGGTACGTTCGGCCAGCGCCACGCGGTGATCATCGACCGTGAGACGGGCGAGGAGTTCACGCCGCTGATGTACCTCTCGGAGGAGCAGGCGCGTTACAACGTCTACAACTCCCTCCTCTCCGAGTACGCGGTCATGGGCTTCGAGTACGGCTACTCGCTGGCGCGTCCCGACGCGCTGGTGATGTGGGAGGCCCAGTTCGGCGACTTCGTCAACGGCGCCCAGACGGTCGTGGACGAGTTCATCTCGTCGGCCGAGCAGAAGTGGTCCCAGACCTCCGGCGTCGTCCTGCTCCTGCCGCACGGCTACGAGGGCCAGGGCCCGGACCACTCCTCGGCCCGCCCGGAGCGCTTCCTCCAGCTCTGCGCCCAGAACAACATGACGGTCGCGACGCCGACCTCGCCGTCGAACTACTTCCACCTGCTGCGCTGGCAGGTGCACAACCCGCACCACAAGCCGCTGATCGTCTTCACCCCGAAGTCGATGCTGCGTCTGAAGGCCGCGGCGTCCTCGGCGGACGAGTTCACCACCGGCCAGTTCCGCCCGGTCATCGGCGACGCTTCGGTCGACCCGGCCGCGGTCAAGAAGGTCGTCTTCACGGCCGGCAAGGTCTACTACGACCTCGACGCCGAGCGGAAGAAGCGCGGCGTCACGGACACGGCGATCATCCGCCTGGAGCGCCTGTACCCCCTCCCGGGTGCCGAGGTCCAGGCCGAGATCGCCAAGTACCCGAACGCCGAGAAGTACCTGTGGGCCCAGGAGGAGCCGGCCAACCAGGGCGCCTGGCCGTTCATCGCCCTCAACCTCATCGACCACCTCGACCTGGCGGTCGGCGCGGAGGTCCCCCACGGCGAGCGCCTGCGCCGCATCTCCCGCCCGCACAGCTCGTCCCCGGCCGTCGGTTCCGCGAAGCGGCACCAGGCGGAGCAGGAGCAGCTGGTGCGCGAGGTGTTCGAGGCGTGA
- a CDS encoding HAMP domain-containing sensor histidine kinase, with product MSDGPAGRRGPQDSWGGVSPFSIKTKLGALVVTSVLITTGLSMIAVRTKTELRFITVFSMIATLLITQFVAHSLTAPLDEMNAVARSISHGDYTRRVRENRRDELGDLAETINRMADELEAQERQRKELVANVSHELRTPIAGLRAVLENIVDGVTQADPETMRTALKQTERLGRLVETLLDLSRLDNGVVPLKKRRFEVWPYLSGVLKEANMVASARAGIASGSGTHTRADVHLHLDVSPPELTAHADPERIHQVVANLIDNAVKHSPPHGRVTVKARRGSYPESLELEVLDEGPGIPRSEWHRVFERFNRGNITRPHGPGSDGGTGLGLAIARWAVDLHGGRIGVAESERGCRILVTLPGLPSLPS from the coding sequence ATGAGCGACGGTCCGGCCGGACGGAGAGGCCCCCAGGACTCCTGGGGGGGCGTGAGCCCGTTCTCGATCAAGACCAAGCTGGGCGCGCTCGTCGTCACCTCGGTCCTGATCACCACGGGTCTGTCGATGATCGCGGTGCGCACCAAGACGGAGCTGCGCTTCATCACGGTCTTCTCGATGATCGCCACACTGCTCATCACGCAGTTCGTGGCGCATTCGCTCACCGCTCCGCTGGACGAGATGAACGCGGTGGCCCGGTCCATCTCGCACGGCGACTACACCCGCCGGGTGCGGGAGAACCGCCGGGACGAGCTGGGCGACCTGGCCGAGACCATCAACCGCATGGCGGACGAGCTGGAGGCCCAGGAGCGCCAGCGCAAGGAACTCGTGGCGAATGTCTCACACGAGTTGCGCACACCCATCGCGGGCCTGAGAGCCGTGCTGGAGAACATCGTCGACGGCGTCACGCAGGCCGACCCGGAGACGATGCGTACGGCGCTGAAACAGACCGAGCGCCTGGGCCGGCTGGTGGAGACGCTGCTGGACCTGTCCCGCCTCGACAACGGCGTCGTACCGCTGAAGAAGCGCCGTTTCGAGGTGTGGCCGTATCTGTCGGGCGTGCTGAAGGAGGCCAACATGGTCGCCTCGGCGCGCGCGGGCATCGCGTCCGGGTCGGGCACCCACACCCGGGCGGACGTGCATCTGCACCTGGACGTGTCGCCGCCGGAGCTGACCGCGCACGCGGATCCGGAGCGCATCCACCAGGTGGTGGCCAACCTCATCGACAACGCGGTCAAGCACAGCCCGCCGCACGGCCGGGTGACGGTCAAGGCGCGGCGCGGGAGCTATCCGGAGTCGCTGGAGCTGGAGGTCCTGGACGAGGGTCCGGGCATTCCGCGCTCGGAGTGGCACCGCGTCTTCGAGCGGTTCAACCGCGGCAACATCACCCGGCCGCACGGTCCGGGCAGCGACGGCGGCACGGGGCTCGGGCTGGCGATCGCGCGCTGGGCGGTGGATCTGCACGGCGGCCGGATCGGAGTGGCCGAATCCGAGCGGGGCTGCCGGATTCTTGTCACCCTTCCGGGACTTCCATCTCTGCCAAGTTGA
- a CDS encoding response regulator transcription factor has translation MEQTHTSHNGTTATPGAQRRVLVVEDDPTIVDAIATRLRAEGFLVQTAVDGPSAVDTAEAWQPDLLILDIMLPGFDGLEVCRRVQAARPVPVLMLTARDDETDMLVGLGVGADDYMTKPFSMRELAARVHVLLRRVERAALAAATPRSGILRLGELEIDHAQRRVRVRSEDVHLTPTEFDLLVCLANTPRAVLSREQLLAEVWDWADASGTRTVDSHIKALRRKIGAERIRTVHGVGYALETPTP, from the coding sequence ATGGAGCAGACACACACCTCCCACAACGGCACGACGGCAACCCCGGGCGCCCAGCGCCGGGTCCTGGTCGTCGAAGACGATCCGACGATCGTGGACGCCATCGCGACCCGCCTGCGCGCCGAGGGATTCCTCGTGCAAACGGCGGTCGACGGTCCGTCGGCGGTCGACACGGCCGAGGCCTGGCAGCCCGATCTGCTGATCCTCGACATCATGCTGCCCGGCTTCGACGGTCTGGAGGTCTGCCGTCGTGTGCAGGCCGCCCGGCCGGTGCCGGTCCTCATGCTCACCGCGCGCGACGACGAGACCGACATGCTGGTCGGGCTCGGTGTCGGCGCGGACGACTACATGACCAAGCCGTTCTCGATGCGTGAGCTGGCGGCACGGGTCCACGTGCTGCTGCGCCGCGTGGAGCGCGCGGCGCTGGCCGCAGCGACCCCGAGGAGCGGCATCCTGCGCCTGGGCGAGCTGGAGATCGACCACGCCCAGCGCCGGGTGCGGGTCCGGTCCGAGGACGTCCACCTCACGCCCACCGAGTTCGACCTGCTGGTCTGCCTGGCCAACACCCCGCGCGCGGTGCTCTCCCGCGAGCAGCTGCTCGCCGAGGTGTGGGACTGGGCGGACGCCTCCGGCACCCGCACGGTCGACAGCCACATCAAGGCCCTGCGCCGGAAGATCGGCGCCGAGCGGATCCGTACGGTGCACGGTGTGGGCTACGCCCTGGAGACGCCCACGCCATGA
- a CDS encoding spermidine synthase translates to MFTSYDIPEVLDRREGPYGEVVLRRHGDLLQIIANGCFLMDTSDGRSERRLVDAALDTLDERPTPTHAPTDTPAPTPAPHLLIGGLGVGFSLAHAAANPRWGRITVVEREEAIIDWHQNDGPLSPLTAQALADPRTEILKTDLVAFVNETCATFDALCLDIDNGPDWTVTDGNEDLYAPTGLTSCARALKPGGVLAVWSAQPSPEFEGTLRNAGFKRVRTEELPVARGVPDVVHLAVRPG, encoded by the coding sequence ATGTTCACCTCGTACGACATCCCGGAAGTCCTGGACCGCCGCGAGGGCCCCTACGGCGAGGTGGTGCTCCGACGCCACGGCGACCTGCTCCAGATCATCGCCAACGGCTGCTTCCTGATGGACACATCGGACGGCCGCTCGGAACGCCGCCTGGTGGACGCCGCACTGGACACCCTCGACGAACGCCCCACCCCCACACACGCCCCCACAGACACCCCCGCCCCCACTCCCGCCCCCCACCTGCTGATCGGCGGCCTTGGCGTCGGCTTCTCCCTGGCCCACGCCGCCGCAAACCCCCGCTGGGGCCGCATCACGGTGGTCGAACGAGAGGAGGCGATCATCGACTGGCACCAGAACGACGGCCCCCTGTCCCCCCTCACGGCGCAGGCCCTCGCCGACCCCCGAACAGAGATTCTGAAAACCGATCTAGTCGCATTCGTCAATGAGACATGCGCCACTTTCGACGCGCTCTGCCTCGACATCGACAACGGCCCCGACTGGACGGTGACGGACGGCAACGAAGACCTGTACGCACCGACCGGACTCACAAGCTGCGCAAGGGCGTTGAAGCCGGGCGGGGTACTGGCCGTATGGTCCGCCCAGCCCTCTCCGGAATTCGAGGGAACCTTGCGGAATGCCGGATTCAAACGGGTGCGTACCGAAGAGCTCCCCGTTGCCCGGGGCGTTCCCGACGTCGTGCATCTCGCCGTCCGACCTGGATAG
- a CDS encoding rhomboid-like protein, whose protein sequence is MERKGRLGVERQPVQDACLPDVSGLLDGVPRQRGGPSAPSPGRVRKRRRLPRPWRVLPTPVGTPFTFGYGAVLVVTSLITAYGSPALVRALHQGSSTDVAHLVRMPVVVLVASALWVAGGLLSPFAVGFLVVLTALERRVGGVRTACVFLLGHVLATLATEVPVGVGVLVGYLPDSSLHRLDYGVSFGVAAGVGALGGVLPPWVRWPLLGVFGWMLVSDLVAFADPMTNWGHLIAFGIGIAVWPLVRMPAAPVRVRWGRM, encoded by the coding sequence GTGGAGCGGAAGGGGCGCCTCGGCGTGGAACGTCAGCCTGTTCAGGACGCGTGCCTTCCGGATGTCTCGGGGTTGCTGGACGGGGTGCCGCGGCAGAGGGGTGGTCCTTCGGCGCCGTCTCCGGGACGGGTGCGGAAACGGCGGCGCCTTCCTCGGCCTTGGCGGGTGCTTCCCACGCCTGTCGGGACGCCGTTCACCTTCGGCTACGGCGCTGTCCTGGTCGTCACTTCGCTGATCACTGCGTATGGCTCTCCGGCGCTGGTGCGTGCCCTGCACCAGGGGTCCAGTACTGATGTGGCGCATCTGGTGCGGATGCCTGTGGTGGTGCTGGTGGCCAGTGCGTTGTGGGTTGCCGGGGGGTTGCTCTCGCCGTTCGCGGTCGGGTTCCTGGTCGTTCTCACCGCGTTGGAGCGGCGGGTGGGTGGGGTGCGTACCGCCTGTGTCTTTCTGCTCGGGCATGTTCTCGCCACGCTGGCCACCGAGGTGCCGGTGGGGGTGGGGGTGTTGGTCGGGTATCTGCCCGACAGTTCGCTGCATCGTCTTGATTACGGCGTGAGCTTTGGTGTGGCCGCGGGGGTGGGGGCGTTGGGTGGGGTGCTTCCGCCGTGGGTGCGGTGGCCGTTGCTCGGGGTGTTCGGGTGGATGCTCGTCTCGGATCTGGTCGCGTTCGCCGATCCGATGACCAACTGGGGGCACTTGATCGCCTTCGGTATCGGGATCGCCGTCTGGCCGCTGGTACGGATGCCTGCGGCGCCTGTGCGGGTCCGGTGGGGGCGGATGTAG